In the Natronoglycomyces albus genome, GGTCGGCTTCCAGGACATCGGGGCTGAAGTCTTTGACTACGGCAACTCCATTCGCGGAGAAGCGCAACTGGCTGGCTACGACCGTGCCTTCTCCTTCCCCGGTTTCGTCCCCGCCTACATCCGACCGCTATTTTGCGAAGGAAAGGGCCCGTTCCGGTGGGCCGCGCTCTCGGGCGACCCCGCCGATATCGCCGCCACCGACCAGGCCATTCTCGAACTATTCCCCGAAAACGAGTCGCTCAAACGCTGGATCACCATGGCTGGGGACCAAATCGAGTTCCAGGGCCTGCCCTCGCGCATCTGCTGGCTGGGATACGGCGAACGCGACAAAGCGGGCCTGCGCTTCAATGAAATGGTTGCCGAGGGCATCCTCAAAGCACCCATCGCCATCGGCCGCGACCACCTAGACTGCGGATCGGTCGCCAGCCCCTACCGCGAAACCGAATCCATGCTCGATGGTTCCGACGCCATCGCCGACTGGCCCCTACTCAACGCCTTGATCAACACTGCCTCCGGAGCCACCTGGGTCAGTATCCACAACGGCGGCGGCGTCGGCATCGGACGGTCCCTCCACGCCGGACAGGTTATCGTCGCCGACGGCACCGACCTGGCCGCTCAAAAAATCTCCCGCGTCCTCCGCAACGACCCCGGAATGGGTGTCATCCGCCACGTCGACGCCGGGTACGAGCGCGCCGAAGCCGTCGCCAAGGACCAAGGCGTCCGCATTCCCACCCGGGAGAACTGAGCATGAACGACATCGCCAAAACCCAGCAGGAGTTCCGGCGACTCTGGGACGAGCTGGCCCCCATCGGGCGCGCCGACTCCGGCGGCTACCTGCGCTATTCGTGGACCGAAGCCGACGCCGCCTGCCGAGAGTGGTTTCACGACCAGGCCACCGCTCGCGGACTGTCGACCGAGACCGACCGCAACGGCAACCTCTACGCCTGGTGGGGCGACCCAGACCGCGGCGACGCCGTCCTCACTGGAAGCCACTTCGACTCGGTTCCACACGGGGGAGCATACGACGGTCCGCTCGGCATCGTCTCTGCCTTCCTCGCCATCGACATTCTGAAAACCCGCAACATCCAACCGCACCGTCCCATCGCCATCGCGGCCTTCACCGAAGAAGAGGGCGGACGCTTCGGCGTACCCTGCCTGGGATCACGCCTGATGACCGGTGCTTACGACCCCAACAGCGCCCGGGCCCTCACCGACCGGGACGGAACCACGCTCGAGGAGGCCATGCGCGCCGCAGGCGAAGACCCCGACGCGCTCGGGGTCGACACTGAGCGTCTGAACCGCTTCGGGTGCTTCATCGAACTGCACGTAGAACAAGGGCGCGCGCTCGTTCACGACGACGCGCCGGTCGGGGTTGCCAGCGCGATCTGGCCGCACGGCCGTTGGCGCTTCGGCTTCAGCGGCGAAGGCAACCACGCGGGCACGACTCCGTTGGCTGACCGGCGCGACCCCATGTTGACGTTCGCATTCACCACCCTCGCGGCTCGTAAAGAAGCCAAGCTGGCCGGGGCGCTGGCCACAATCGGCAGGGTCTCGGTTGATCCGGGGGCGACGAACGCGATCGCCGCGCACGTTGACGCTTGGTTGGACGCCCGCGCACCCGACGAGGAAACCCTGAACCAGCTGGTTGCCGAAATCGAACAGAAGGCCCGCGAGCGGTCCACGCGCGATGGCACCTCGGTGGACATGGTGGCCGAATCGGTGACTCGGGTCGTGGAGTTTGACGACGGACTGCGCGACCGGATCGCGGCGCTATTGGGAGGAGTTCCGGTCCTGCCCACTGGAGCTGGCCACGATGCGGGGGTCTTGGCCGGGCATATCCCCACCGCGATGTTGTTTGTGCGCAATCCAACCGGTGTTTCGCATTCTCCCAGCGAGTTTGCCTCTGACGATGACTGCGCCCAGGGTGTGCACGCGCTGGCGACTGTGTTGCGGGAGCTGGCATGGTTACCTACTGGGCTCAGTGGGCGTGGTTGGAGAACGGGCCGACCGCTCAGGTGGCGATCGAGGTTGAGGCCGGATACATCCGCGCTGTGGCGACAGGACCGAAACCCGAAGGAGCGGTGGAGCTATCCGGTTTGACGTTGCCGGGGTTGGCGAATGCTCACTCGCACGCATTTCATCGAGCCTTGCGCGGCCGTACTCATGCCGAACGCGGCACATTCTGGACCTGGCGGGAACGCATGTATGCGGTGGCCGACCGGCTCAATCCGGATTCGTACTATCGGCTGGCCCGCGCCGCTTACGCGGAGATGGCTTTGACTGGGGTTACGTGTGTCGGTGAGTTTCACTACCTACACCATGACCTCGACGGTAAGCGGTTTGCCGATCCCAATGCGATGGGGCAGGCCCTCATCGCGGCGGCCGCCGATGCCGGGGTTCGTCTGACGCTGTTGGACACGCTCTACCTCAGTGGCGGTTTCGATCAAGAATTGTCGGCCTCGCAGCGTCGCTTCAGTGACGGAGACGTCGAATCCTGGTGGTCGCGCGTGGCGGCGTTGGAGGTTCCCGAGCATGTGGTGCTGGGGGCGGCGGCGCATTCGGTGCGGGCAGTCCCCGCCGAGGCGCTGGAGTCGTTCGCCGAGTTCACCGCAGACATGCCGGTGCATGTGCATTTGTCTGAACAACGGGCCGAGAATGAGGCCTGCCGGGCTCTCCACGGTCTGACTCCAACGCAGTTGTTGGCCGAGCACGGACTTTTGCGGCCTAATTTGACGGCTGTGCACGCGACGCACCTGAGCGCCAATGACATTCGGCTGTTGGGTTCGACCGGTAGTGGCGTGTGCTTGTGCCCTACGACCGAACGAGATTTGGCCGATGGGATTGGCCCGGCTCGTGCGCTCGCCGACGCGGGGTCTCCGCTGTCGTTGGGTTCGGATAGCCACGCGATCGTCGACTTGTTCGAGGAAGCGCGGGCGCTGGAGATGCATGAGCGACTTGCCAGTGAGCAACGTGGGCATTTCACGCCCGGTCAGATGCTCAGTGCCGCCACTGACGCCGGTCACGCGGCTTTGGGCTGGGATGACGCCGGTTGCATTGAGGTGGGGATGCGCGCTGACCTTGTGAGCGTGGTGACCGACTCCCCGCGCACGGCGGGGGCGCAGATCGATGGCGTTCTTTTGGCGGGCAACGCCGCAGACGTGCATCATGTGGTTATTGATGGCCGTGTGGTGGTCTCTGAGGGCCGCCACCTGGATCTTGACGTGGGCCGCGAACTTGCGGCCGCCATTGGAGATGTGAGTTCATGACACTTCTGATCGACAACATTGGCGAATTGTTCACTGCCACCGAGGAGGGCATTCTCCGCGACGCCGCGGTGGTCATCGATAAGGGGCGCTTCGCGTATGTCGGACCCACTGCGGGGGCTCCTGAGGCCGATGATCGCTTCGATGCCCAGGGTGGGGCGGTCCTGCCCGGTTTCGTCGACAGTCACTCGCACATCGTTTTCGCACAAGATCGCGCCGCTGAGTTCGCCGCCCGTATGGCCGGGGAGCCCTACACCGGTGGCGGCATCCGTACCACGGTTGCCTCGACCCGGGAGGCTTCTGACGCGCAGTTGCGGGCCACAGCCCAACGCATTATGGGTGAGATGGCCCGTCAGGGGACGACCACCGTCGAAATCAAGTCCGGCTACGGGCTTTCGGTGCGCGACGAGGTCCGCCAACTCAACATCGCCGGTGAATTCACCTCCGAGACCACCTTCCTTGGGGCGCACACCGTACCCGCTGACACCGACGCGGACGCCTATGTGGATCTGGTCATCACCGACATGCTGGCTTCGGCTGCGCCGAAGGCCAAGTGGGTCGACGTGTTTTGTGAACGGGGAGCCTTCGACGGTGAGCAAGCTCGCGCCGTTCTCACCGCCGGAATGAAGGCGGGGCTGCTGCCACGGGTGCATGCCAATCAGCTGACCCAGGGCCCTGGGGTGCAACTGGCCGTGGAGCTCGACGCCGCCTCGGCTGATCACTGCACCCATTTGTCGGACGCCGATGTCGACGCGCTTGCCCAAGGCAACACTGTGGCGACCTTGTTGCCGGGAGCGGAGTTTTCGACTCGGTCGCCCTACCCTGACGCTCGGCGCCTTCTCGATGCCGGGGTCGAGGTCGCTTTGGCCACTGACTGCAACCCCGGTTCGTCCTACACCAGCAGCATGCCGTTTTGCATAGCGTTGGCGGTGCGCGACATGGGTATGACTCCGACCGAGGCCGTGCTCGCGGCTACCGCCGGGGGCGCAAAGGCCCTGTGGCGCACCGACATTGGCGCGATTCGGGTAGGCGCTCGTGCGGACCTGGCGATCTTGGACGCGCCTTCCCATGTGCATTTGGCCTACCGTCCCGGAACCGACCTGATGGCAGCTGTCATTGGTGCCGGTGAGGTTCTCTATCGGGCGCGCTAGCCATCACTTTCACTTGCCAACACCCTGCCCATTCAGACACGAGGAGACCAGATGAACACCGTGACCATCAGTCAAAATGGCATTGAAGCGGCCGATGTGGTGGCCGTGGCGCGCGGCACGGCTCGCGTCAGCCTTGCCGCAGACGCCGTGGAGGCCATGAACCGTAGTCGAGCCCATATCGATGACATCGAACGTCAGGGCCGACCTGTCTATGGTGTTTCCACTGGTTTCGGTGCTTTGGCGAACACGTTCGTGGCTCCGGAACGTCGTGCCGAATTGCAGCACGCTCTTATCCGTTCCCACGCGGCGGGCTCGGGTGATCCGATGCCGCGTGAAGTCGTTAGGGCGATGGCCTTGCTACGGGTGCGTTCGTTGGCGAAGGGCTCCTCGGGGGTGCGTCCGCAAGTCGCGCAGTCGATCGTGGACATGCTCAATGCCGACATCACGCCATGGGTTCCGCGGCATGGGTCGTTGGGTGCCTCTGGTGACCTCGCTCCGTTGGCTCACTGCGCGATGGTGCTGCTTGGCGAGGGGTGGGTCGTGGGGAAGGACGGCGCTCGCGTCGAGGCGGCGCACGCGTTGGCCGAGGCGGGGCTGCGTCCGATTGAGTTGGCGGCCAAGGAGGGCCTTGCTCTCATCAACGGCACCGATGGCATGTTGGCCATGTTGATCCTGGCTTTGGAAGACATGGCTCACCTGTTGACGATGGCGGATGTGACCGCCGCGTTGTCGGTGGAGGCGATGCTGGGTACCGATCGGCCATTCCAAAGAGAGTTGCACGAGATTCGGCCCCATCCGGGCCAGGCCGCCAGCGCCGCGAACATTCACGCGCTGCTGCAAGGGTCGGCCATTATGGACTCGCACCGGGATGACTTGGAACACGCGGTACAGGATGCCTATTCGATGCGCTGTGCCCCGCAGGTGGCCGGTGCGGCTCGGGACGTGGTCGATTACGGGTGGCAGGTGGCTCGACGGGAGCTGGCCTCTGTTGTGGACAATCCAGTGGTGCTCGATGATGGCCGGGTGGAGTCGACGGGGAACTTCCATGGGGCTCCCTTGGCATATGCGCTCGATTTCCTCGCGATCGCCGCTGCCGATGTCGCGTCGATCTCGGAACGGCGCGTGGACCGGCTGTTGGACGTGGCGCGTTCGAGGGATCTGCCCGCGTTCCTCACCCCTGATCCGGGGGTGAACTCCGGGCTCATGATCACCCAGTACACCGCTGCCGGAATCGTGGCGGAGAATCGCCGCCTGGCGTCTCCGGCTTCGGTTGACACGGTGCCGACCTCCGGCATGCAAGAAGACCATGTGTCGATGGGTTGGGCATCCGGACATAAGCTGCGCATCGTGTTGGACAATATGGCCAGCGTGCTTTCGGTGGAACTGTTGGCGGCCGTCAGGGGCCTGCAACTGCGCACTCCACTGATGCCCTCTCCGGCTGGCCAGGCAGCGTTGGGGACGCTCACGCCCATTATTGGCGAGCCGGGGCCGGACGTGTTCATGGCTCCGATTATGGAAGACCTGAAGGCGCAGGTGTCAGGACCTGCGCTGCGCGAGGCTATCGAGGCGGCCATCGGCAAGCTCAAGTTAGTCAAACGTCACGTTGTGGGGCCCGGACGTACGCGTCCGGGCCCCACAACGTGTTCAGCGTCCCTCGAGGTCGGTGGGGTCGATGCCC is a window encoding:
- a CDS encoding formimidoylglutamate deiminase, with the protein product MVTYWAQWAWLENGPTAQVAIEVEAGYIRAVATGPKPEGAVELSGLTLPGLANAHSHAFHRALRGRTHAERGTFWTWRERMYAVADRLNPDSYYRLARAAYAEMALTGVTCVGEFHYLHHDLDGKRFADPNAMGQALIAAAADAGVRLTLLDTLYLSGGFDQELSASQRRFSDGDVESWWSRVAALEVPEHVVLGAAAHSVRAVPAEALESFAEFTADMPVHVHLSEQRAENEACRALHGLTPTQLLAEHGLLRPNLTAVHATHLSANDIRLLGSTGSGVCLCPTTERDLADGIGPARALADAGSPLSLGSDSHAIVDLFEEARALEMHERLASEQRGHFTPGQMLSAATDAGHAALGWDDAGCIEVGMRADLVSVVTDSPRTAGAQIDGVLLAGNAADVHHVVIDGRVVVSEGRHLDLDVGRELAAAIGDVSS
- the hutI gene encoding imidazolonepropionase, whose translation is MTLLIDNIGELFTATEEGILRDAAVVIDKGRFAYVGPTAGAPEADDRFDAQGGAVLPGFVDSHSHIVFAQDRAAEFAARMAGEPYTGGGIRTTVASTREASDAQLRATAQRIMGEMARQGTTTVEIKSGYGLSVRDEVRQLNIAGEFTSETTFLGAHTVPADTDADAYVDLVITDMLASAAPKAKWVDVFCERGAFDGEQARAVLTAGMKAGLLPRVHANQLTQGPGVQLAVELDAASADHCTHLSDADVDALAQGNTVATLLPGAEFSTRSPYPDARRLLDAGVEVALATDCNPGSSYTSSMPFCIALAVRDMGMTPTEAVLAATAGGAKALWRTDIGAIRVGARADLAILDAPSHVHLAYRPGTDLMAAVIGAGEVLYRAR